From the genome of Candidatus Deferrimicrobium borealis:
GCCCCTCGCTCAGGTACTGCTGGACGACGATCCCGACGCCGACCAGCGCGGCGACGATCGGGATGATCCATACGACCGGGACCCGCGTGCGTTTCTTCGGAACGCTCGTAGCCTCCGGAACGTTCGCAAGATCGGCGTTTTCAGTCATTTGTCTCCTGCTTTCCCTGGCTGGAATCCCAGATCAGGCGGGGGTCGAACGATTCCGCGGCGAAAATCGTCAGGATGACCACCGCCGAGAAGAACAGGACCCCGGGCTCGGGCGCAACGGACATGAGCGGCTTTAGCTGGATGAGGGCGACGACGAACGTGGCGACGAACACGTCGACCATCGACCATCGCCCGATGATCTCCAGGACGCGATACAGCCGCGTCCGCTCCCGGTGGTTCCGGGCCGAGCCGCGCTGCACCGTGATCAGGAGATACGCGAGGGCCGCCAGCTTCGCCAGCGGGATCATCACGCTCGCGATCAGCAGGATCAGCGCCAGGTACCACGACCCCGACGTATAGAGGTAGACGACGCCGCTGATGATGGTGTCGGGCTCCTCGGACGTCAGCGTGGTCGTCCGCATCACCGGCAGGATATTGGCCGGGAGGTAGCAGATCGCCGCGGCGATGATCAGCGCCCATGTCCGCTGGATCGCGTCGCGGCGTCGGAATTCGAGCTCCTTGCCGCACCGCGGGCAGTGTCCCGTTCCCTCCGCCCCGGCCGGCCGGGTGAGGAGGCCGCACGCCTCGCACGAGACGAGCCCCTCGCGCATGCCGGTCCGAGCGACAGCGGTCATCGCCCCGCCTCCGCCGCATCCGCCCCCCCGGAAGGGAGCACCCGTTGCGGCCATTCGCCGTTCACCCAGCGGACCCGCGACCAGGCCTCCCGTGGGTCGAAGCTGGACGACATCGCCGCGAGCAGCAGGATGAGCCCGCCGACCGCGAAGATCCCGACGCCGGGAACCACCCTCGCGAGCGCCGCGATCTTGACCAGCGAGACGAGGATGCCCAGCAGCATCACCTCGGCCATCGACCAGGACCCGGCGATCTCCACCCAGCGCAGCAGCGTGCCGACCCAGCGCGGCGCCGGCGGCCGCCGCACGGAGATCAGGATCGCAAGCAGGAACCCGATCTCCAGGGCCGGTGCGATCACCGCGAAGAGCGCGATGAGCAGCGCCGTGATCTTTTCTCCCTGCATCCACATCTGCCACGCGCCGCCGGCGATCGTCGTGCTCGACTCCCGTCCGGCGACCGAAAGCCCCATCAACGGCTCCACGTTGGCGAAGAGGAACGCGATGGACGCGGCGACCGCCAGCGCCGTCGTGCGTTCGAGGGATCCCGGTTTGCAGGTCGCAAGCTTCCGGCCGCACCGCGGACAGCACGCCGTCCCGCCCGGCTGCAGCGAAGGGATCCGCTGCAGCAGGTCGCACTCGGGACAGGCGACGAGATCTTCGGGCAACGGCCTCATACGGGTATTCTATTCGACATAACTGACGGAGGGGGAGAGGGAAAATCGATGCGGGGGCGGCCGGCATACCGCGGAATCCCGGGAACACGCCGGAACCGGGACGGAGGGATCCAACGGGAAGGGGTGCGGACCGTGGGTCCGCACCCCTTCGAAACGCGGCCGGTGAGTCCGGTTACGCGATTATGCCGCGGTGGAGGCCAGGGCCTACTTCTTCGCCGCCTTCTCCAGGGAGACCGCGATCGCTTCCGTGTACGTGATCACCAGGCGGTCCCCCACCTTGACCTCGTCGAGTTTCTCCGGGCGCAACGGTGTCACCGTCACGGACTTCCCGTCCTCCCCTTTCAGGGTCACGGTCTTCGCCTTCTTGTCGATGGCCGTGATCGTGGCGTTGACGCTCGTCTGACTCCCGACGACTCCCGCCGGCTTCTCCCCCGGTTTCGAGCGGGACATCGCCGCGCTCTCGCCGGAAGGGGGGAAAGCCTCGTCCTTTTTCAGAACGCGCACGGCGATGGATTCGTAATAGGAGAATTTCACGTCGTCGCCCACGCTCACCTGCGCCAGGTTCCTCACTTCATCGCTGGCCTTGAACGTGACAGAGTTCCCCTCCGGCCCCTTCAGGGTGACCATCCGGGTCTTCTGGTCGATCGCCTCGACCTTCGCCGTCTTCTCGACCACCGAAGACGTTTTCCAGGAAGGTTGTTCCGCTTTCTTCGCGGCCGGCTCCGCCGCCCACCCGCCTGCCGCGAGCGAAAGGACCAACAGCACCACAAGTAACGCAAATCCGGTTTTCCTCATGAGAATCCTCCTCCTTGTATTGTGGATCCTTGCGACCGCCAGCACAGGAACGATTCGGCCGTACGGGACCAAACCGTACATTGCTGTAAGGTGACATTATTCCAACTCGCCACGGCAAAGTAAAGACAATACGTAAAGAAAATCGTGTAATGAAACCCTATCACCCGTCTGGGATTCCTTCCGGATCCTCGGTACTATACTATATGTTCATCAGGACCACCGGCCGCACGGCGCTTGCCGTGACCCCGACTGCCCGGAACAGCAGGAGGCCCCATGAGCGACAAGAAACGGTCCCGGAAACTGTGGGGCGTCCTGCTGGCCGCCCTGCTCGTCCTGCCGGGCGGAGTCCTTGCCCAAACCCCCGAGAAGGCGCCGGCCAAGGCGTTCTCCCAGGAGGAGCTGGACCGGCTCCTCGCCCCGATCGCGCTGTACCCGGACGACCTCCTGACCCAGCTCCTGATGGCGTCCACCTATCCCCTCGAGGTCGCGAAGGCCAACAGCTGGGTGAAGCAGAACAAGGAGCTTAAGGGCGACGCCCTCACGAAAGCTCTCGAGAAACAGGAATGGGACCCGAGCGTCAAATCGCTCGTGAACTTTCCCCAGGTCCTCCAGATGATGGACGACAAGCTGGACTGGACGCAGAAACTGGGGGACGCCTTCCTCGCGCAGCAGAAGGATGTCATGGACACCGTTCAGAAGCTCCGCAAGAAAGCGTATGACGAGGGCAATCTGAAGTCGGGCAAGGAGCAGACCGTGGTGGTCGAGAAGGATCCGCAGACCGTCATCATCATCCAGCAGGCCAACCCGGAGGTCGTCTACGTGCCGTCGTACAACCCCTCCGTGGTGTACGGCGTGTGGGCGTACCCCGCGTACCCGCCGTATTACGTCTACCCGGCCCCATACGCGGGGGCAGCGTTTTTCACCGGGGTCGCCGTCGGCGTCGCGTGGGGATACGCCTGGGGGCACTCCAACTGGCACGGGGGCGACGTGAACATCAACTATAACCAGAACACGAACATCAACCGCAACATCGACCGGGGGAAATACGCGCAACAGCAACCGGCGCGCGGCGGCCAGTCCGGTTCCGGAAAATGGCAGCACGACGCCAGCCACCGGCAGGGCGTCGCCTACAGGGACAGCGCGACGGCGAAGCAGTACGGCCAGGGGAGCGGGCGGCAGACCCCGTCCAGCAACGAGGCGCGCGGGTACGGCGACCGGGGAGGGGCGGGGGCGCAGGCCGGGAGCCTTGACCGGGGCGCATCCGGCGGAACCGGACGGGGTGACGGCGCAGGGGGAGGCGGGCGCGAGAACGCCTTCAGCGGCTCGGGCAGCGGCAGCCAGGACCGGGCCGCGAGCGATCGCGGGCAGTCGAGCCGGGCCAGCGGAGGTGGTGGAGGCGGAGGGTCCCGCGGCGGAGGCGGAGGTGGAGGTGGAGGCGGCGGAGGCGGCGGAGGCGGCGGCCGCGGCGGCGGTGGCCGCAGGTAGGGAGGCGGGAGCCGGAAGCCGTATCCCGTACCGCGACACTATCCGGAGGTAGGAACGATGAGATCCCCGAGAACCCGTTCGGAGAAAGCCCTGCTCCTCCCGCTGATCTTCGCGCTGGTCTGTGCGGCGGCGACCGTACTCTCCGCCCCGGATTCGTCGGCGGCGACGGCGAAGGCACAACCGAAAACCTTCGTGTCGCCCGAGGAGGCGGTGAAGGCGTTGGTCGACGCCATGAAAACCGGCGACAAGGCACAAATGTCGGGCGTCTTCGGCCCGGGATCGGAATCCCTGATCTCCTCGGGTGACGATGTGGAGGACAAGGCCGAGCGGGAGCGGTTCCTTAAGAATTACGAAGAGAAGCACTCCCTCGAGAAGAAGGGCGTCGACGAGGTCCTCCTCCAGGTGGGGAAGGACGACTGGCCGTTCCCGATCCCCATCCGGAAGACAGGTTCGGCCTGGTCCTTCGACACGAAGGCGGGCAAGGAAGAGATCCTGAACCGCCGGATCGGCCGGAACGAACTGAACACCATCGACGTCCTCGAGGCCTACGTCGTCGCGCAGCGGGAATACGCCGCCAGGGATTGGGACGGTGACGGCGCGTACCCCTACGCGCAGAAATTCGCGAGCACGCCCGGAAAGAAAGACGGGCTGTATTGGGAAGCCAAGGAGGGCGAGGAGGCAAGCCCCCTCGGCCCTTTGGCCGCCAGGGCCGCTCAAGAGGGGTACACGCGGAAAGGGAAATCGGGGAAACCGTCCCCTTATTACGGCTACTACTTCCGGATCCTCAAGGCCCAGGGGAAGCATGCGCCCGGAGGGGCCTACGACTACGTGGTGAAGGGGAACATGATCCTCGGGTTCGGACTGGTCGCCTATCCCGCGACGTACGGATCCTCCGGCATCATGACCTTCCTCGTGAACCAGGAAGGCGTCGTGTACCAGAAGGATCTCGGCAAGGGGACGGCGAAAGCGGCCGGGGGGATGAAGCGGTACGACCCCGACCCGACCTGGAAGAAGGTCGAAGCCGGCCCGCCGCAAGGATCCCCGCCGGGGAAGTGACCGGCCGGCGCGGACCCCGGGGGAGAGGAGATTACTTTTCCGGAAGGGTCATCCCGGGAAGGACCTTCCTCTTTTTCTCGACCGCGTCGAGGGACTCCACGCCGACCTCGAGGAACGCCCGGCCGCTCCCCTCCACGGCGTAGAAGATCTTGCCGTCGTAGACGATCTCGCCGTAATAGTCGGTCCACCCCTTGGCGGACAGCTTGTACTTCCGTTCCGGATCCAGGTCCGTGGGGGGGGATCCGAAAATCAGCGACGATCCCGGATCGAAACTCACGGCAAGGGACGTTTCGCCGACCTCCGTGGCGATCCCGGGTGTGCCGGCGGGGATCACCACCTCCTCCAGGAGCCCCCCCTCCTTCGTCACGAACTTGTGGCTCTTCGAGATCTCCCCCTCCTCGCGGCGGAAGTCCCTCTGCAGGGTGATATCGCTTGAAACGTAATACTGCAGGTTCTTGAGGTCCTCGCTCCCCAGGCCGTAATGGGTCCGGATCCCCTGGGTGAAGGCGACCCTTTGGGGTGCACACCCCGCAAAGGAGAGAGAACCGGCGACCAGTACCAGGAGTGCGCACATCTTCAACGCGTCGATCGCAGGCGGACGGCTTCCCATGAGGACCTCCGGAGGATGATTCGTTCCTGCTGATGATTTTGCCACAATCGGCCGTGACGCAGGTGGAAGACATGCAACCCGCCCGCCTCCATCCCCCGCGATGTCCCGGCGGAATCCTGCGGGGAACTATCTGTTTGCCGACAGCCGATCCTTCCGGTATGCTTGGAATCATCCTAATGTATCCGGTTGATTTTTCTAGGGAAGAGGCATGAGCGGAACGAAGGAGACCATGCGCCCGCCACCGGCGAAACAGGGTCCGATGAGGCGCCGGGTTCGGCCGGATTTTGCATGGCTCCTTTGCATGATCCTGTGCATCCTGATCGTTTCCGGATTCGAAGACCGCATCCCGCTGATATGGGCAGCCGGGATCTTTCTGAAGATCGCCATCTTCGTACTGGCGCTCCATGTTTCCGACGTGGGCCGGAAATTTTTCCTCGCGGCGGTATCGTTGGCCTTGATCGTGGCCGGGGCATCCGTTCCGGCCCGGATGTACCACGGCGGGTTGGAGGTCCTCGTCCTGGGCGCATGGAGTGCGATGCTGTTGCTGGTCCCCGTCTCGATTCTTCGAAAAGTCGGAAAGGAGTTCTCGGAAGAGGGCGTGGACCTGGAAGTCGTCCTGGGCGCCCTGTGCGCCTATCTGTTCATCGGCGTCTATTTCGCCTTCCTCTACGACGTCATGGCAAACCTCTCGAAGAGCCCCTTCTTTGCCCAACCCGGGGCGGACGGCAAGTTGAATTACCTTTATTTCAGCTTCATCACGCTCACCACCACCGGGTACGGAGATCTCTCCCCGGCATTCGGGCCGGGACGGATGATCGCGGTCACCGAGGCCGTCATCGGGCAACTCTACCTCGTTTCCGTGGTCGCCATCGTCGTCAGCGCCTTCGGGAAGCGGAAGAAATCCCCCTCTCAGGAATGAAAAACATCTCCGTAGCGACACTCCTTGCGGTTCTGACGGCACTGTCGCTCGTCACCGCCTGCGCCACCCTGCCGGAGAATGTCGGGCGCAAGGAGACGTTCGCCTATCCCGATACCGGGGACACCCTTCTTGGCAGGGGGTATTCCAGAGAAGAAGCCGCGCAACCCGGAATATCCGCTTTCCACCTGCTGGGCAACGGCCTGGACGCGTTCGTCGCCCGCGCCGTGCTGGCGCACGTCGCCGAGCGCAGCATCGACGTGCAGTATTACCTGTACCATGACGATCTCGTCGGCCGGTTGTTGACCTGGCAACTGCTCCGGGCGGCCGACCGGGGAGTCCGGGTCCGCCTGCTGGTCGACGACATGGATCTCGCCGGGAGGGATCCCGGCGTACTCGCCCTGGACAGCCACCCCAATGTGGAAGTCCGCATCTTCAATCCCTTCAGCCGGAAGACGGGCAGAACGTCGCAATACCTGACCCGCATGGGATCGGTGACCCGCCGGATGCACAACAAGTCGTTCACGGTCGACAGCCAGGCGGCCATCCTGGGCGGCCGCAACATCGGCAACGAATATTTCGAGGCCGATCCGGACCTCGCGTTCGCGGACCTGGATGTCCTCGGCGTCGGGCCGGTCGCCCGGGACGTTTCGACCGCCTTCGACCGGTACTGGAACAGCGAACTGGCGTACCCCGCATCGGTCCTGATCGGCGAGCCCCCGACGCCGGAAGAGATCGCGCGAAAGCGGCAACAGCTGGAAGAATTCGTGGCCGCGCAGGCGGATTCCGTCTACCTGAAGGCCCTGCGGAACTCCGACCTGGCGGACAAGATCCGGAAAAACCGGGTTCGATACTCCTGGGGACACGCCGTCGTCGTGTACGACCGGCCGGAGAAACTGCTCCACGACGCCGGCCAAGAGGAATATCAGCTGGCCCCGCAACTGAAGCCGTACGTGGAGGGGGTTCAGAAAGAGTTGATCATCTTCTCTCCCTACTTCGTACCCGGGGATGCGGGAACGGCCTTCCTGACCAGCCTCGCCGCGCGTGGGGTGCGGGTCCGGATCCTGACGAACTCGCTGGCCTCCAACGACGTGAGCGTCGTGCACGCCGGGTATGCGAAATACCGAAAGGCGCTCCTGCGGGGCGGTGTCGAGCTGTACGAGATGAACAAAAAGCTGACCCGGGAACAGCGGGAGGAGAAGAAAGGGACGGGGGGATCGTCCAAGGCCAGCCTCCACGCCAAATCGTTCGTGTTCGACCGGAACCAGGTCTTCATCGGCTCCCTGAACCTCGACCCCCGGGCCTTGATCCACAACACCGAAATCGGCGTCGTGCTGACCTCCCCGGAGATCGCGCAGGGGATGGGGGACTGGTTCGATGAAAACATCGGGAAGGTGGCGTTTCGTGTGGAGTTGAAACGGGGCAAAGACGGGTCGGAGATCCTCCTGTGGCATGGCGTGGTCGACGGCACGCCGCAGACCTTCGACGCGGATCCTTATACGGGTTTCTGGAAGCGGCTCGGGATCGGCTTCCTCGGCATCCTGCCGATCGAGTCGCAGTTGTAGCGGCTCTCCCCCTCCCGGCCGCGACGCCGGATCGCCGTAGCCTCGCCGGAGGACGGCGGCGGACCTGCCGCCGCCGCCCTCCGGGCCGATCAGAACATGAAACCGATGTCCAGCCGCCCTCCCGGGAAGGCCGTATTTCCCGCATCGCCGACATCCATCCACTGCCAGACGACGCTGCCGCGCAGGAAGAAGCCGGGCGTCACGTCCCAGCGCCCGCCGAGTCCCAGGCTGTACGAGAAATAATCCTTGGCGTAGGTGTCCTGGTACGACGTGCAGATGTAGCCGTACCACGGGTCATACCAGCAGCCGGTTTGCGGCAGCCCCGCCGGGATGTTCGAGTCCACCCACGTCCAGCCGATCCCGCCCATGACGAAGGGTGTCAACGGGCCCTCAAGGAAATAGTAGCTCAGGTTGAGGGCGAACGTGGAGGCGTCGAGCGTTCCGCTGGCCGTTGTCGTGCCGGTGGAAATCCCGCCGATGTCGGTGGTGCGGATTATCGCCTTGTAGTTCGCGCTGGCCCAGGACCAGTCGAGGTGCATTGCGAACTTGTTGGTGAAGTTGTAGCCGAAGCCGAAACCGAATCCCAGATCCGCGTCGGTATCGATGCTCGTTCCCCCGTCGAAGTCGATGGTCTTGGAAGCAACGTAGCGCGGCTGGAGAGTGAACTCGTACCGGTCCTGACGGGGCCGGTACGAAGTCGGATCCGCCGCCCCGGCGGAGATCGAAACGGCCAGCAATGCCACAACACCTGCGATCACGATCACCGACCTGGAACGAACCATGGGTTGCCTCCTTATCCGTTGTATGACCGCATCCCCGCGGTCAGGGGTTGGACAATTATCACCGGGTGATGAACAGGATCCAGGGGGTGCCCACGACGAGGAAGACCAGGAGACTGAAGGCTGTCGTGATCGCCCCCAGCCGGTACAACTCCCCCTGGGTCAGGTAGCCGCTCCCGACGAAGATCACGTTCTGGCTCCCCCCCTGCGGGGTGATCGTGGAGAAGTAGCTGCTCGAGAAGAGGAGGGCGAAGGCGAGGATCTCCTTCGGCACGCCCGTCCGGATGCCCACGTCCAGGAAGACGCCGAACAACGCCAGCACCTGGGACGACTGGCTCACGAACAGGTAGTGGATCAGCACGTAGAGGACGACCAGCGCCACGTAGGCCACCGGCCAGGAGACCCCTTCGAGTCTCGTGGCCAGCCGCTCCCCCACGTACCCCATGAACCCCATCTCGTTGAGCTGTCCGCTCAGGGCGAAGAGGACGGCCAGCCAGAGGAACGTCGCGAGCGTGTCCCCCTCGTGCTTGAAATCCTCCAGGGTGAGGACGCTGGTGGCGAGCAGCGCGCCGAGGCCGGCGAACGCCACGGCGGTCAGGTCCACCTTCAGGGTCCCCGCGAAGACCCACCCCGAGACCATGAGCGCGAAGGCCACGGCGACGACTTTTTCGTCCCGGCTCAGGGGACCCATGGTCCGGAGCGCCTCGCGGGCGGCGGCCGGGGCCTCGGGGGTCTCCTTCACTTCCGGCGGGTAGATCTTGTAGAGCACGAGGGGCAGCAGGAGGATCGCCGCCAGCGCGGGGACCGACGCCGCGATCAGCCAGGAACCGAAATCGACGCCCAGGCCGAAGGTGCGGCCGATCTCCACCCCGATGGGGTTGGCGGAGGTGGCCGTGAGCCAGAGGGCGGAAGAGACGCTCAAGCTCGCCATGCCGCAGAACATGAGGTACGCGCCCATCCGCCGCCTCGTCCCGTCCTCCGGCCTCGACCCCCCCGACTCCGCGAGGGAGAGGACGATGGGGAAGAGGACGCCACCCCTCGCGGTGTTGCTCGGGAAGGCGGGGGCGATGACGGCGTCCGTGAAGAAGATGCTGTAGGCCAGCCCCAGGGTGGAACGGCCGAAGAGCCCCACGACCATGTAGCTCAGGCGTCGCCCCAGGCCGGACTTCACGACGCCCCGGGCCACCAGGAACGCGACCACCACCAGGAGGACGGAACCGTTGGCGAACCCCCCGAACGCCTTCGCGGGCGCCACGGTCCCCGAGAGGACCGCGGCCGCCAGGGCGATCATGGCGGCCGTCAGGAGCGGGAAGGCGGCCAGGATCACGGAGAGGATCGCGGCCCCGAAGATGGCGAAGAGGTGCCACGCCTGGGGCGTCAGCCCTTCCGGGACGGGGGCGAACCAGATCCCGAGCGCGACGGCCAGGGCGATCCCCCGGACGAGGAGCTTGCCGGCGGCCGGGTCAGGCGGGTTCATGGACCGATCCGTCCTTTCCCCGGGAATTCTTCCGCTCCGGGGAAGCGGGTGGCAGGTACTGGCGGACCCGGCCCCGGAGCCCTGTGATCCGCCCCTGGATGTCTCCTTCTTCCGATTCGATGACGAACTGCCACTCGAACTCGTACTCCCCGGTCACGCCCGCCCATCGCCCCGTCCCTCCCAGCAGGGTCCCAGTGATTCGGGCTCCGGTGCGGATGCGTTCCCCGCGAATCTCGCTGAAGACCTGGTCGCCGCGCGTGTCGGTCCAGGCGCACCAGCCGGCGCCGCCTTTCAGGCTGTCGGAGAACCCGAGGACATCGATCCGGAACCCCTCGCCCAGACGTCGCTCCCCGGTGAGCAGCAGCGATCCGGAGAGATTGAAGGTCGAGACCTTACGGTCCGGGCCCAAGGGAAGAGTCTGCCGGCGGCCCGTGGCGGACCCCGTCCCTTCGAAGGAACGCCACTCGCCCGGGGGAGATACGCTCTCCGGACCTTTCGCCGGTCCCCCGCATGCCGACGCCAGCACGATCGCCAGCAGCGCGAGCGGGAGACCCCGCCGGCAACGCGCCGGGGCCGCGCCCCGATGCGGATTCCTCGCGAGCATCCGGTTCCTCCCCCTCGGATCCGTCACCCTTCAACACCGGCCCGTGCCCCTTGAATGTCTACCATTTTATTCCAATTCAAGATGTATACAATATACGTACACTTGCCGTCGGTAGACGAACGCCCGAAGCGCACGCGCCGCTGTTCGTGCTGTCCGTATTGGCCATTGTGCCCCTGGCGGTGCTGCCGGAGGGTATCCCCCTGCCCTTCCAAAGGAGGAGAAGATGAAAATATCACGACGGAATTTCTTCAAGATCGCCGGAGCATCCGTTGCGGCTGTCGCTGCAGCTTCAAAAGACGGCGAAGCCGGTCCTGACTCTCATGACCTTCGTACCAAGGGTCTGCAGACGACCACGACGATCTGCCCGTTCTGCGCCGTAGGGTGCGGGATGCTGGTCCAGGTCAAGGATGGAAAGGTCGTCAACATAGAGGGCGACCCCGACCATCCGATCAGTCAGGGGTCGCTCTGCTCGAAGGGAGATGCGCTCTTCCAGGTAGCCAACAACGACCTGCGCCTGAAAAAGGTCAAGTATCGTGCCGCCGGCGCATCCGAATGGGAAGAGAAAAGCTGGGACTGGGCACTCGACCGGATCGCCGAACGGATGAAGGATTCCAGGGACAGAAACTTCCGGATCAAAGAGAAGGGGGAGGAGGATCGTGAATATCTCGTCAATCGCAACGAGGGGATGACGATCCTCGGCGGCGCCGGGCTCGACAACGAGGAGTGCTACCTTCTCTCCAAGTTCGCCAGAAGCAGCGGGGTCGTTTATCTCGAACACCAGGCCCGATTGTGACACTCCTCCACGGTCGCCGGTCTGGCGGCAACGTTCGGCAGGGGGGCGATGACCAATCACTGGATCGACCTGAAAAACAGCGACTGCATTCTGGCGATCGGGTGCAATCCCGCCGAAAATCATCCGATCTCGTTCCGATGGATCGAAGCGGCGAAGGAAAAAGGGGCGACGATGATCACGGTCGATCCCCGCTTTACCCGCACCGCTTCGATGTCCCACATCTACGCCCAGCTTCGTCCAGGGACGGATATCGCGTTTCTTGGGGGGCTGATTCATCATGCGTTGGAGAACGGATTGGTTCACGAGGAGTACGTCCGGGAGTACACCAATGCCTCGTTTATTGTCGGTGAAGGGTACGGTTTCCATGAAGGAATGTTCGACTCATGGGACGACGAGGAAAAGTCATACGATCAAAAGAGCTGGGCGTATGCTCTTGACGCCGGCAACAGGGCCCGTCGCGACAGAACCCTGAAGAATCCGAGAACGGTTTTTCAGCTCCTGAAGAAACATTACTCCCGCTACGACGCCGATACGGTCTGCGCTGTCACCGGAACCCCGAAAGAGGATTTCCTGAACGTCGCCAAAGCCTTCTGCGGCACGGGCCGCCCGGACAAGGCCGGGACGATTCTCTATGCCATGGGAATCACCCAGTCGACGCATGGAGCGCAGAATGTCCGTGCCGTCGCGCTTCTCCAGCTTTTACTTGGGAACGTCGGGATTGCGGGGGGCGGAGTGAACGCCTTGCGGGGCGAGTCGAATGTCCAGGGTTCAACGGATTTCGGCCTCCTGTACAACCAGGTTCCGGGGTACATGAACTCGCCGGAAATGGAGGATCAGGATCTCGCCGCCGTCCTTGCCAAGAAACTTCCGAAAACCAATGAGCCCAAGAGCGCAAACTGGGTGAAGAACGGGGACAAATACGCCATCAGCCTCCTGAAGGCGTGGTACGGCACGAATGCCGACGAGAGGAACGCCTACGGTTTCAATTATCTTCCGAAGAGGAGCGGCAACTACTCCTACATTCACATCCTGAAGAAGGTCTCCGACGGCGAGATCGAAGGGATGGTCTGCATGGGGATGAACCCCGCCGTGGGTGGGCCGGATTCAGGAAACGCAAGGGTGGGGCTCGGAAAGCTGAAGTGGCTGGTAGCGGTCGATCTCTGGGAGACGGAGACATCCACGTTCTGGAAACGTCCCGGCGTAAACCCGGCTTCCATCGGGACGGAAGTATTCCTGCTCCCGGCGGCAGGTTCCGTGGAGAAAGAAGGGAGCATCATCAACTCCGGGCGCTGGGCGCAGTGGCGCTACAAGGCGGTGGAGCCCCCGGGCGAGGCCAAGAGCGACCTCTGGATCATCGACCAGTTTCATAAACGGCTGAAGAAACTCTACCTGGACAAAGGAGGGACAGCACCCGAACCGATCACCAAGCTTGCATGGAACTACGGCGAGGGTCACGAGCCGGACGTCCACCAGGTTGCAAAGGAGGTAAACGGCTACTTCACAAGGGATACGGAGATCAAGGACGGCGGAAAGACCCTTTCCTTCAAGAAGGGCGACCAGGTCCCGTCGTTTGTCCTGCTCCAGAACGACGGCTCCACAGCCGCCGGTTGCTGGATATACTCCGGTTCGTATACGGGTGAAGGGAACATGATGGCACGGCGGGATCCGAAGGACCACGAGAACGGTCTCGGGCTCTTCCCCGGCTGGGCCTGGAGTTGGCCGGTGAATCGCCGGATCGTCTATAACCGGGCGTCGGTGGACCCGCGGGGCAAGCCCTTCAACAGTGCCAGGCCGGTTGTTGCATGGGATCCGCTCACCAGAAAATGGCACGGTGATGTTCCGGACGGCGGTGCCCCCCCCCTGGCGGAGGAGGACGGTACGTATCCGTTCATCATGCTCCCGGAGGGGGTTGGACGACTTTATGCCCTGACCATGAAGGA
Proteins encoded in this window:
- a CDS encoding paraquat-inducible protein A produces the protein MTAVARTGMREGLVSCEACGLLTRPAGAEGTGHCPRCGKELEFRRRDAIQRTWALIIAAAICYLPANILPVMRTTTLTSEEPDTIISGVVYLYTSGSWYLALILLIASVMIPLAKLAALAYLLITVQRGSARNHRERTRLYRVLEIIGRWSMVDVFVATFVVALIQLKPLMSVAPEPGVLFFSAVVILTIFAAESFDPRLIWDSSQGKQETND
- a CDS encoding paraquat-inducible protein A, which produces MPEDLVACPECDLLQRIPSLQPGGTACCPRCGRKLATCKPGSLERTTALAVAASIAFLFANVEPLMGLSVAGRESSTTIAGGAWQMWMQGEKITALLIALFAVIAPALEIGFLLAILISVRRPPAPRWVGTLLRWVEIAGSWSMAEVMLLGILVSLVKIAALARVVPGVGIFAVGGLILLLAAMSSSFDPREAWSRVRWVNGEWPQRVLPSGGADAAEAGR
- a CDS encoding DUF3300 domain-containing protein, producing the protein MSDKKRSRKLWGVLLAALLVLPGGVLAQTPEKAPAKAFSQEELDRLLAPIALYPDDLLTQLLMASTYPLEVAKANSWVKQNKELKGDALTKALEKQEWDPSVKSLVNFPQVLQMMDDKLDWTQKLGDAFLAQQKDVMDTVQKLRKKAYDEGNLKSGKEQTVVVEKDPQTVIIIQQANPEVVYVPSYNPSVVYGVWAYPAYPPYYVYPAPYAGAAFFTGVAVGVAWGYAWGHSNWHGGDVNINYNQNTNINRNIDRGKYAQQQPARGGQSGSGKWQHDASHRQGVAYRDSATAKQYGQGSGRQTPSSNEARGYGDRGGAGAQAGSLDRGASGGTGRGDGAGGGGRENAFSGSGSGSQDRAASDRGQSSRASGGGGGGGSRGGGGGGGGGGGGGGGGGRGGGGRR
- a CDS encoding DUF2950 domain-containing protein; the protein is MRSPRTRSEKALLLPLIFALVCAAATVLSAPDSSAATAKAQPKTFVSPEEAVKALVDAMKTGDKAQMSGVFGPGSESLISSGDDVEDKAERERFLKNYEEKHSLEKKGVDEVLLQVGKDDWPFPIPIRKTGSAWSFDTKAGKEEILNRRIGRNELNTIDVLEAYVVAQREYAARDWDGDGAYPYAQKFASTPGKKDGLYWEAKEGEEASPLGPLAARAAQEGYTRKGKSGKPSPYYGYYFRILKAQGKHAPGGAYDYVVKGNMILGFGLVAYPATYGSSGIMTFLVNQEGVVYQKDLGKGTAKAAGGMKRYDPDPTWKKVEAGPPQGSPPGK
- a CDS encoding potassium channel family protein produces the protein MSGTKETMRPPPAKQGPMRRRVRPDFAWLLCMILCILIVSGFEDRIPLIWAAGIFLKIAIFVLALHVSDVGRKFFLAAVSLALIVAGASVPARMYHGGLEVLVLGAWSAMLLLVPVSILRKVGKEFSEEGVDLEVVLGALCAYLFIGVYFAFLYDVMANLSKSPFFAQPGADGKLNYLYFSFITLTTTGYGDLSPAFGPGRMIAVTEAVIGQLYLVSVVAIVVSAFGKRKKSPSQE
- a CDS encoding phospholipase D family protein produces the protein MKNISVATLLAVLTALSLVTACATLPENVGRKETFAYPDTGDTLLGRGYSREEAAQPGISAFHLLGNGLDAFVARAVLAHVAERSIDVQYYLYHDDLVGRLLTWQLLRAADRGVRVRLLVDDMDLAGRDPGVLALDSHPNVEVRIFNPFSRKTGRTSQYLTRMGSVTRRMHNKSFTVDSQAAILGGRNIGNEYFEADPDLAFADLDVLGVGPVARDVSTAFDRYWNSELAYPASVLIGEPPTPEEIARKRQQLEEFVAAQADSVYLKALRNSDLADKIRKNRVRYSWGHAVVVYDRPEKLLHDAGQEEYQLAPQLKPYVEGVQKELIIFSPYFVPGDAGTAFLTSLAARGVRVRILTNSLASNDVSVVHAGYAKYRKALLRGGVELYEMNKKLTREQREEKKGTGGSSKASLHAKSFVFDRNQVFIGSLNLDPRALIHNTEIGVVLTSPEIAQGMGDWFDENIGKVAFRVELKRGKDGSEILLWHGVVDGTPQTFDADPYTGFWKRLGIGFLGILPIESQL
- a CDS encoding outer membrane beta-barrel protein, with the translated sequence MVRSRSVIVIAGVVALLAVSISAGAADPTSYRPRQDRYEFTLQPRYVASKTIDFDGGTSIDTDADLGFGFGFGYNFTNKFAMHLDWSWASANYKAIIRTTDIGGISTGTTTASGTLDASTFALNLSYYFLEGPLTPFVMGGIGWTWVDSNIPAGLPQTGCWYDPWYGYICTSYQDTYAKDYFSYSLGLGGRWDVTPGFFLRGSVVWQWMDVGDAGNTAFPGGRLDIGFMF